In one Brevibacillus composti genomic region, the following are encoded:
- a CDS encoding PrpF domain-containing protein, with protein MSQYSVPCVVYRGGTSRGLFFHQKDLPHDSQEQKKIFFAGIDAYNPSQVNGLGSGTSHTSKVVVIAPPSVESADVDYTFYQIGIGEEVADAKGTCGNLMAAVGAFAVDEGMVKVDPADEYVLVSAYNTNIGKMLRLHVPVKEGRARVSGDYLMPGVVKTGAKYTVDILNPGGGKTGATMPLGAQTAIRVNEQEIPVSFIDIVNPFVYVSSQSLGIRGSEQNSELAGNTELLEKLEAIRCEMAVQVGMEKTIADAKQAPAVPKVAIVSAPQDYVTPSGKLIRADEVDIVAKMVSMGRFHRTFAGSGLYNLAAAVLLPGTIPNQLTAKKERDGEQIVRIGHPEGVAQVRVSLTEDGRDVAFVGLERTARRIMKGDLFIPHS; from the coding sequence ATGTCACAGTATTCGGTCCCTTGCGTGGTCTACAGAGGCGGAACCAGTCGCGGTCTTTTTTTTCACCAAAAAGATTTGCCCCATGATTCGCAGGAGCAGAAAAAAATATTTTTTGCTGGCATCGATGCGTACAATCCATCGCAGGTAAACGGCCTCGGAAGCGGCACCTCCCATACCAGCAAGGTGGTGGTGATCGCACCGCCCTCCGTCGAAAGCGCGGATGTCGATTATACCTTTTACCAGATCGGGATTGGCGAAGAGGTGGCAGATGCCAAGGGAACTTGCGGCAATCTGATGGCTGCGGTGGGCGCTTTTGCCGTCGATGAAGGAATGGTTAAGGTCGATCCGGCCGATGAGTATGTGCTGGTCTCCGCATACAACACCAACATCGGAAAGATGCTGCGGCTTCATGTGCCCGTGAAGGAAGGAAGAGCGCGGGTCAGCGGCGACTACCTGATGCCCGGGGTGGTCAAGACCGGCGCAAAATATACCGTCGATATCCTGAATCCCGGCGGCGGCAAGACCGGTGCGACCATGCCGCTAGGGGCGCAGACAGCGATTCGTGTGAATGAACAGGAGATTCCAGTCTCCTTTATCGATATCGTCAATCCGTTTGTGTATGTGTCCAGCCAGTCGCTCGGGATTCGCGGCAGCGAACAGAACAGCGAGCTGGCAGGCAATACAGAGCTCTTGGAAAAGCTGGAGGCCATACGATGCGAAATGGCGGTCCAGGTAGGCATGGAAAAAACGATTGCTGATGCCAAACAGGCGCCGGCCGTGCCCAAAGTCGCCATCGTCTCCGCCCCCCAGGATTACGTCACGCCATCCGGTAAGCTGATCCGTGCGGATGAGGTGGATATCGTCGCCAAAATGGTCTCCATGGGACGTTTCCATCGCACTTTTGCGGGAAGCGGGCTGTATAATCTGGCCGCAGCGGTGCTGCTCCCGGGCACGATCCCGAACCAGCTGACTGCCAAAAAAGAGCGAGACGGGGAGCAGATCGTCCGCATCGGCCATCCGGAGGGCGTCGCCCAGGTCCGCGTATCCTTGACCGAGGATGGACGGGATGTCGCCTTTGTCGGCCTGGAAAGAACGGCGCGGCGAATCATGAAAGGCGATCTGTTCATTCCGCATTCATAA
- a CDS encoding MmgE/PrpD family protein encodes MSDTVTRALARFAQRVTFESLQEKTVEEVKRRVIDTLGCLISGYDQDASIAARKLADRYQLENGATIIGSGKKAAVDYATFANGTAIRYLDYNDTYLSVEPLHPSDVIAPLLALAEVRGISTRRLIAAIAAAYEIGVIFCDAASLKSNGWDHVNYITVATVVGGANLLGLTEEQTEQALALAIVPHAAMRQTRNGEISMWKGAAAANAARNAVFALQLAECGMKGPYEPFEGTMGMNYQMLNRKLSYENVVSKLDACESPASITITYVKNWAVEYMTQSAIEAALELRKELGSMEDVERIHIETFQLAYDILAKDKQKWAPKTRETADHSLPYIVMAALEDGKIDLDTFSEERLANPKTLERLTSILTIEVTEEMNAGYPDGNPNRITIRKKDGTVLQKLVKHPSGHRGNPMTNEQIEEKFNRLTAGYLTPDGQRQALQEMWNLEQRSDYAKLFAHFQIENKH; translated from the coding sequence ATGTCCGATACTGTAACCAGAGCATTGGCTCGTTTTGCGCAGAGAGTCACTTTCGAATCTTTGCAGGAGAAGACTGTCGAAGAGGTAAAGCGCCGCGTCATTGATACGCTGGGCTGCCTGATTTCGGGCTACGATCAGGATGCGTCTATCGCCGCGAGGAAGCTGGCGGACCGCTACCAGCTGGAAAACGGAGCCACGATTATCGGGTCAGGGAAAAAAGCGGCGGTTGATTACGCTACGTTTGCCAATGGCACCGCCATTCGCTACCTGGATTACAATGACACCTACTTGTCTGTGGAGCCTCTTCATCCAAGCGATGTCATCGCGCCTTTGCTCGCTTTGGCGGAAGTGCGGGGCATCTCTACCCGGCGCCTGATCGCAGCGATTGCGGCGGCGTATGAGATCGGCGTCATTTTCTGTGACGCGGCCAGCCTCAAATCGAATGGCTGGGACCACGTCAACTACATCACCGTGGCGACGGTGGTAGGAGGAGCCAATCTGCTCGGGCTCACAGAAGAGCAAACCGAACAGGCCCTCGCTCTGGCCATCGTACCCCACGCGGCGATGCGCCAGACACGCAACGGCGAAATTTCCATGTGGAAGGGCGCCGCTGCGGCCAATGCCGCGAGAAACGCCGTGTTTGCCCTGCAGCTGGCGGAGTGCGGGATGAAGGGACCCTACGAGCCGTTTGAAGGCACGATGGGGATGAATTACCAAATGCTGAACCGCAAGCTTTCGTACGAGAACGTCGTAAGCAAGCTGGATGCTTGCGAGAGTCCCGCGTCCATCACGATCACCTACGTGAAAAACTGGGCCGTCGAATACATGACCCAAAGCGCCATCGAAGCAGCTCTGGAACTGCGCAAGGAACTGGGCAGCATGGAGGATGTGGAGCGTATCCACATCGAAACGTTCCAGCTGGCCTATGATATTTTGGCCAAGGACAAGCAGAAATGGGCGCCAAAAACGAGAGAAACCGCTGACCATTCGCTGCCCTACATCGTCATGGCTGCACTGGAGGACGGAAAAATTGATCTCGACACGTTCTCCGAAGAGCGATTGGCCAATCCGAAGACGTTGGAACGCCTGACCTCGATCCTGACCATCGAAGTAACAGAGGAGATGAATGCGGGGTACCCGGATGGAAACCCCAATCGCATCACGATCAGGAAAAAGGACGGCACGGTGCTGCAAAAGCTGGTGAAGCATCCTTCCGGGCATCGCGGCAACCCGATGACGAATGAGCAAATCGAGGAAAAATTCAATCGACTCACGGCCGGGTACCTTACCCCTGACGGGCAGCGGCAAGCGCTGCAAGAGATGTGGAATCTGGAGCAGAGAAGTGACTATGCCAAGCTGTTTGCCCACTTTCAAATCGAGAACAAACACTGA
- a CDS encoding AbrB family transcriptional regulator, producing MKERNHLVRIAESALAGIVGGILFSLLHMPLPWMLGPLTTVTVWRLATGRVQRWPASFRKGGMIVFGYMLGASFTQETVKLIAEHLPYMAVTTLLMITCSIGLGCLVARLAGIGTRNGIYGFIPGGFSQLMAVIDGSEKLEPTVIAFMQTIRAITVIFLVPFVTIHYLITGGTDASAAAIPAVAATPSLLAYGGYILLAVIGGFAGNALKVPGNFLTGSLITTSILAGSGFAIPPMPSSIITIAQLSLGIFLGLQIDPKEIKNVAKLLGYMVTSSLVLVLIALLQAFLLTIWTPIQLKTAFLSTAPGGIAEMGMTAVIVHADLPLVSAYQIFRLFFIMLVVVPLFQWWMGRRADKKISEGKPS from the coding sequence ATGAAAGAGAGAAATCATCTGGTCAGGATCGCGGAATCAGCTTTGGCGGGGATCGTGGGAGGCATCCTGTTTTCCCTCCTCCACATGCCCTTGCCCTGGATGCTCGGCCCTCTGACGACCGTGACCGTATGGCGGCTTGCGACGGGCCGCGTCCAAAGATGGCCCGCCTCATTTCGCAAGGGTGGGATGATCGTTTTTGGCTATATGCTGGGCGCTTCCTTTACACAGGAGACCGTCAAACTGATCGCGGAGCATCTGCCCTATATGGCGGTGACCACCCTGCTCATGATCACGTGCAGCATCGGACTGGGCTGCCTGGTCGCCCGTCTTGCCGGGATCGGAACGAGAAACGGGATCTACGGCTTTATCCCCGGGGGATTTTCGCAGCTCATGGCCGTCATCGACGGATCGGAGAAGCTGGAGCCGACCGTCATCGCTTTTATGCAAACCATCCGGGCGATCACTGTTATTTTCCTGGTGCCATTCGTGACCATTCATTATTTGATTACAGGCGGAACAGATGCATCTGCGGCGGCGATTCCGGCTGTCGCTGCAACTCCGTCGCTCCTGGCATACGGAGGCTATATCCTGCTGGCTGTGATCGGCGGCTTTGCGGGGAACGCACTCAAAGTTCCGGGGAATTTCCTCACGGGCTCCCTGATCACGACCTCCATTCTCGCCGGAAGCGGGTTTGCCATTCCGCCTATGCCTTCCTCGATCATTACGATTGCGCAGCTGTCACTGGGGATCTTTCTCGGCCTGCAGATCGACCCGAAAGAAATCAAGAACGTGGCAAAACTGCTCGGGTACATGGTCACAAGCAGCTTGGTGCTCGTATTGATTGCATTGTTGCAGGCATTTCTCCTGACGATCTGGACGCCGATTCAGCTGAAAACGGCATTTTTAAGCACGGCTCCCGGCGGGATTGCCGAAATGGGGATGACAGCGGTAATTGTCCACGCAGACCTGCCGTTGGTCAGCGCCTATCAAATCTTCCGTCTGTTTTTTATCATGCTGGTCGTGGTTCCACTCTTTCAGTGGTGGATGGGCAGAAGAGCGGACAAGAAAATTTCTGAAGGAAAGCCCTCGTAA